A section of the Prionailurus bengalensis isolate Pbe53 chromosome C2, Fcat_Pben_1.1_paternal_pri, whole genome shotgun sequence genome encodes:
- the CLDN16 gene encoding claudin-16, whose protein sequence is MRDLLQYAACFFAFFSTGFLVVATWTDCWMVNADDSLEVSTKCRGLWWECVTNVFDGIRTCDEYDSILAEHPLKLVVTRALMITADILAGFGFITLLLGLHCVKFLPDEPYIKVRICFVAGTILLIAGAPGIIGSVWYAVDVYVERSSLVLHNIFLGIQYKFGWSCWLGMAGSLGCFLAGAVLTCCLYLFKDVGPERNYPYSMRKAYSNAAISMAKSYVAPRTETAKMYAVDTRV, encoded by the exons ATGAGGGATCTTCTTCAGTACGCCGCCtgcttctttgcctttttctctacTGGGTTCTTGGTTGTGGCCACCTGGACAGACTGTTGGATGGTGAATGCTGACGATTCCCTGGAG GTGAGCACCAAATGCCGAGGCCTCTGGTGGGAGTGTGTCACGAACGTTTTTGATGGGATTCGCACCTGTGACGAGTATGATTCTATCCTTGCCGAACACCCCT TGAAGCTGGTGGTAACTCGAGCGTTGATGATTACTGCAGATATTTTAGCTGGATTTGGATTTATAACCCTGCTTCTTGGTCTCCACTGTGTGAAATTCCTCCCTGATGAGCCATACATCAAAGTCCGCATCTGCTTTGTTGCTGGAACCATATTACTAATAGCAG gtgccccaggaatcatTGGTTCAGTGTGGTATGCTGTTGATGTTTATGTAGAACGTTCTTCTCTGGTTTTGCACAATATATTTCTTGGCATCCAATATAAATTTGGTTGGTCTTGCTGGCTTGGAATGGCTGGGTCTCTGGGTTGCTTTTTGGCTGGTGCTGTCCTGACATGCTGCTTATACCTCTTCAAag ATGTTGGACCTGAAAGGAACTATCCGTATTCCATGAGGAAAGCCTACTCAAATGCAGCTATTTCCATGGCCAAGTCATATGTAGCCCCTCGGACAGAGACCGCCAAAATGTATGCCGTGGACACGAGAGTGTAA